Genomic segment of Ascidiaceihabitans donghaensis:
TGTCATGTCTGGCACGGGTCGTGTGTGTTTGCGTGGCGAAGCGCCCCAGATCATCCGCGCCGGTGATACGGTGTGGATCCCGCCCCATGAAGATCATTGGCACGGCGCAGGTCCGGACACAGGCATGGTGCATATGGCGATGCAAGAGACGCAAGATGGCTCTGCCGCCGATTGGGGCGACCACGTCACCGACGCCGAGTTTCACCAAGAACCGCTTTGATTGCATTCGTGATCTCTTGCCGAACAGGACCGGATCGCGGCGCGTCATGCAAGGTCGTGAACCAATGGTCAGGTGGATTGCGCCCGCGGCTGTTGCCCTCAAAGCGAAGCGCACGCAGCACTTTTTGTGCGGGCTCAGGCAACACCTCTGGCGCATCATATCCGTTCAGCACCCCCCAAATCCCTGTCCAACAGCGGCCCACCGACCATGGATTGTAGCCGCCGCCTCCCAGCACCAAGAGACGTGGTGCCGCGTGCATCAAGGCCCCGACAATCGCGCGGTGCGCATTATTTGACAGCGCCAGTCGCGATTGTGGGTCTTCCTCAATCGCGTCCGAGCCGCATTGGATCACCACAGCATCAGGCGCAAAATCCGAGATCAACGGCACAATCATCTCTTTGCGTATCAAAGCCATTTCGCTGTCATTCAGGCCCGCAGGCACAGGCAGATTGTAAGTCTGACGTGTTGTGTCGCCTTCAACCACACCCGTGCGCGGCCAACGATCAACTTCATGCACGGAGATCATCAGACACTCGGGATCATCTCCAAAGGCATGTTCGACCCCGTCAGGATGATGCGCGTCAATGTCCAGATAGGCGACCCTTTGTACGCCGTGCCGCCGTAACGATAACAGCGCCAGAACCGGATCGTTCAAATAGCAAAACCCGTTTGCGCGGGCAGGCATACCGTGATGTGTGCCCCCCGCAGGATGATAGACAACGCCCCCTTTTGCCAACAATTCACCGGCCAACAGCGATCCACCGGCAGCGGTGGCGGGGCGGCGGTAAATTTCGGGGAACACTGGATTGGACGGCGTGCCCAACCCGAACTTTTCACGCACCGCATCCGTCACCGTTTGCGCAGCTTCGGCAGCCACCAACGCATCCAGATATTCTGCATCATGCCACACAGCCAAAGCCGCTGGTTTGGCACGTGGACTGGGCACATAGACCTGCGCAGGCAACCAGCCCAAAGCCCGGCTCAAATCCATTACCGTCGACACACGCGGCACCCGCAAAGGGTGCCAATCTCCGTAAGTCGAACCGCGGTAGATTTCCGAGCCAATGAACAAAGGACGCTTTTCCATGGCCTACACAGCTAACGCATTTGAACGAACAGTCTAGGCGCCAATGATCCGCTACACACTCAAACGTCTGATGTCGCTGATCCTCAGCCTGTGCATCGCAAGCGTGCTGATTTTCTTTGTGATTGAAGTCGCACCCGGAGATCCCGCATCCTTCATGCTGGGCATCAACGCGCAAGAGGAAACCATTGCAGCGTTGCGCACCGAACTGGGCCTGGATGTGCCAAAATGGCAGCGTTATGTGGCGTGGGTGCAAGGCATGCTTGTGGGGGACTTTGGCACCTCCTACACCTACCGCACGCCTGTTGCACAAATGGTTGCGGACCGTTTGTGGGTGTCGTTGCCATTGACGCTTTACGCGCTGACCTTGTCCACGGTGATCGCCCTGCCCGCTGGCATGTATGCGGCGGCGCGGCGCGGCCGTTTGGGGGATGTTGGCATTATGGGAGCGACGCAATTCGGGGTCGCAGTGCCCAACTTCTGGTTCGCGATGATGCTTGTGTTGGTGTTTGCCATCAACCTGCGCTGGTTTTCCGCAGGCGGGTTTGCCGGTTGGGACAAGGGCTTAGGCGCGGGTCTGTGGTCGCTGACGTTGCCCGCCATAGCGCTTGCCTTGCCCCAAGCCGCCATTCTGGCCCGCGTCATGCGCAGCGCCCTATTGGACGTTTTGACCGAAGACTACATGCGCACCGCCCGCGCCAAGGGCCTCACCAAGTCGCAAACCATCTGGCGGCACGGGCTGCGCAATGCCCTGATCCCCGTGCTGACGATCATCGGATTGCAGTTCTCGTTTCTGTTGGCGGGGTCTATCATCATCGAACAAGTGTTTTATCTGCCCGGCCTTGGGCGACTGGTGTTTCAGGCGATTTCGGCCCGCGATCTGATCGTTGTGGAAAGCGTGGTCATGCTGCTTGTCTTTGCTGTGATTGTCGTCAACTTTGCTGTCGATCTGGCCTATGCCGCTGTCGACCCCCGTCTCAGGTCACGCACATGAACCGCAACCTTGTCATAGGTGGGGTGCTGTCGCTGCTGGCGATTGCCGCCGCCCTCGTGTCCTTTGTCTGGACTCCTTTTGAACACACCGCAATGAACATCCCCGCCAAATTGCAAACCCCAAACGGTGTGCATTGGTTTGGCACCGACCACTTCGGACGCGACATCTTCAGCATGATTATGGTGGGGGCACGAACGTCGATTGCGGTGGCTTTTGTGGCGGTCGGCATCGGTATGGCGCTTGGCATTCCGCTGGGGCTTTGGGCCGCGGCGCGTAAAGGATCATACGTGGACGAGCTGATTATGCGCGCCAACGACCTGATTTTTGCCTTTCCCTCGTTGGTCATCGCCATCCTGATCACCGCGATTTTCGGGGCAGGCGCCATCAACGCGATTATCGCCATCGGCATCTTCAATATCCCTGTCTTTGCGCGGGTGGTGCGGGGTGCGGCCATGCCGATCTGGGAACGTGAATTTATCCTCGCGGCCCGTGTTGCTGGCAAGAACGCGGCGCGCATATCGCTGGAACACATTTTGCCCAACGTCATGAACCTGCTGATCGTGCAGGCCACCATCCAGTTCAGCCTTGGCATTTTGGCCGAGGCGGCCCTGAGTTACGTGGGTCTGGGCGCTCAGCCCCCCACCCCAAGCTGGGGACGGATGCTGGCAGATGCGCAAACCCTTGTCAGCATAGCCCCGCACATGGCGCTGATCCCCGGCTTTGCCATCATCATCACGGTGTTGGGCCTGAACCTGATGGGGGACGGGTTGCGCGACTATCTGAACCCACGACTTCGGGTGGCGCGGACATGAGCCTGCTGAGCATTCGCAATCTGTCCCTGTCGATTGGTACGGCCACAATTCTGGAAAACGTGTCACTTGACGTGGCACCCGGTCAGATTGTGGCCGTGACCGGAGAAAGCGGGTCAGGCAAATCCATGACGGCACTTGGGGTCATCGGATTGTTGCCTGATCACGCGATCACAACCGGCGACATCCTGCTGGATGGTGAAAACCTTTTGGACCAATCCGAAGCCCAAATGTGCCAGTTGCGGGGCAACGACATCGGCATGGTGTTTCAAGAACCGATGACCGCGTTGAACCCGGTACAAACCATCGGGGATCAGGTGGCGGAAACGATCCTGATCCATTCCAACACATCGAAACGGACGGCGCGTGCGCAAGCCGCCGACATGTTGACACGTGTGGGCTTGCCGCAAGACAAATTCCCTTTGTCGCGCTATCCCCACGAGCTTTCGGGCGGGCAACGG
This window contains:
- a CDS encoding (R)-mandelonitrile lyase: MDIHAAGTRPTTRANPDYFTGTVWMDPVIGSKPPARLNALVVSFEPGARTAWHTHPLGQTLYVMSGTGRVCLRGEAPQIIRAGDTVWIPPHEDHWHGAGPDTGMVHMAMQETQDGSAADWGDHVTDAEFHQEPL
- a CDS encoding acetoin utilization protein AcuC; the encoded protein is MEKRPLFIGSEIYRGSTYGDWHPLRVPRVSTVMDLSRALGWLPAQVYVPSPRAKPAALAVWHDAEYLDALVAAEAAQTVTDAVREKFGLGTPSNPVFPEIYRRPATAAGGSLLAGELLAKGGVVYHPAGGTHHGMPARANGFCYLNDPVLALLSLRRHGVQRVAYLDIDAHHPDGVEHAFGDDPECLMISVHEVDRWPRTGVVEGDTTRQTYNLPVPAGLNDSEMALIRKEMIVPLISDFAPDAVVIQCGSDAIEEDPQSRLALSNNAHRAIVGALMHAAPRLLVLGGGGYNPWSVGRCWTGIWGVLNGYDAPEVLPEPAQKVLRALRFEGNSRGRNPPDHWFTTLHDAPRSGPVRQEITNAIKAVLGETRRR
- a CDS encoding ABC transporter permease, which encodes MIRYTLKRLMSLILSLCIASVLIFFVIEVAPGDPASFMLGINAQEETIAALRTELGLDVPKWQRYVAWVQGMLVGDFGTSYTYRTPVAQMVADRLWVSLPLTLYALTLSTVIALPAGMYAAARRGRLGDVGIMGATQFGVAVPNFWFAMMLVLVFAINLRWFSAGGFAGWDKGLGAGLWSLTLPAIALALPQAAILARVMRSALLDVLTEDYMRTARAKGLTKSQTIWRHGLRNALIPVLTIIGLQFSFLLAGSIIIEQVFYLPGLGRLVFQAISARDLIVVESVVMLLVFAVIVVNFAVDLAYAAVDPRLRSRT
- a CDS encoding ABC transporter permease — encoded protein: MNRNLVIGGVLSLLAIAAALVSFVWTPFEHTAMNIPAKLQTPNGVHWFGTDHFGRDIFSMIMVGARTSIAVAFVAVGIGMALGIPLGLWAAARKGSYVDELIMRANDLIFAFPSLVIAILITAIFGAGAINAIIAIGIFNIPVFARVVRGAAMPIWEREFILAARVAGKNAARISLEHILPNVMNLLIVQATIQFSLGILAEAALSYVGLGAQPPTPSWGRMLADAQTLVSIAPHMALIPGFAIIITVLGLNLMGDGLRDYLNPRLRVART